The following proteins are encoded in a genomic region of Microbacterium sp. NC79:
- a CDS encoding O-antigen ligase: MATTSLHPVGAPPQAPPRESTRRLMLRAHAIFVLFTFFALPFWNHLLGTMGAGGVVVLMSLGTLGWWIPLLVAQHKTNPFPWRRLPWTALLFVLWATVSITWSAWPASSALTVTGLLLVTLHALFLVHVLSWRELMRVIASALKWVVGLSLVFELFVSLIIQHPIFPFFVEAPEGKVDPQWYWSRNNLFDGGRIQGILGNANLLGVLCLIAIMVFTIRALSNAPRRSWQIAWIIVSGYMMYRAGSATVFMCAAGVLAVLTCVLVMRRTTKPSQRSLAYFVFAGVGSTIALLVLVYRDFVFGLLGRSDNLTGRADIWAAIGDRIAQRPVIGWGHASPWPPFDPAISAGLVDHGQIVMQAHSMWIDVIYQLGWIGCAIFIATLLALTWRAWFFAVDRPRWDLDSHRPYVVISIFPVLMVALLLVQGITESAPLMLWGWLFIVMLSFKIKSAPVVGIGTTEQSAALERGDAPPTRRHSTRR, translated from the coding sequence ATGGCCACCACCTCGCTTCACCCCGTCGGCGCTCCACCGCAGGCTCCCCCACGTGAATCGACGCGCCGGTTGATGCTTCGCGCTCACGCGATCTTCGTGCTCTTCACGTTTTTTGCGCTGCCATTTTGGAATCACCTTCTCGGAACCATGGGTGCAGGTGGCGTCGTCGTCCTGATGTCGCTGGGAACACTGGGATGGTGGATTCCGCTCCTCGTTGCGCAACACAAAACAAACCCGTTCCCGTGGCGCAGACTGCCCTGGACCGCCCTGCTGTTTGTGTTGTGGGCAACGGTTTCGATCACGTGGTCAGCGTGGCCAGCATCCAGCGCTCTCACGGTGACCGGCCTCTTGCTGGTCACGCTGCATGCACTGTTCCTTGTCCACGTGTTGAGCTGGCGCGAACTCATGCGCGTGATCGCGTCAGCACTGAAGTGGGTCGTTGGCCTGTCGCTGGTGTTCGAGCTGTTCGTGTCGCTGATCATTCAGCACCCGATCTTCCCCTTCTTTGTCGAGGCTCCAGAAGGCAAAGTCGATCCACAGTGGTACTGGTCACGTAACAACCTGTTCGACGGCGGCCGCATTCAGGGCATCCTTGGCAATGCGAATCTGCTTGGCGTCCTGTGCCTCATCGCGATCATGGTGTTCACGATTCGCGCGTTGTCGAACGCGCCACGGCGTAGCTGGCAGATCGCCTGGATCATCGTCTCCGGGTACATGATGTACCGCGCAGGCTCCGCCACCGTCTTCATGTGTGCGGCCGGCGTCCTCGCCGTTCTCACGTGCGTACTCGTGATGCGACGTACGACCAAGCCGTCTCAGCGCTCACTCGCCTATTTTGTGTTCGCAGGTGTTGGTTCCACCATCGCCCTGCTGGTTCTTGTGTACCGTGATTTCGTCTTCGGGCTCTTGGGTCGTAGTGACAACCTCACGGGGCGCGCCGACATCTGGGCCGCGATCGGTGACCGCATCGCGCAGCGACCGGTCATCGGATGGGGGCACGCAAGCCCCTGGCCCCCGTTTGATCCGGCAATTTCGGCGGGCCTCGTTGATCATGGGCAAATCGTCATGCAGGCACACAGCATGTGGATTGACGTGATTTATCAGCTGGGATGGATCGGCTGTGCGATCTTCATTGCCACGTTGCTCGCGTTGACGTGGCGCGCGTGGTTCTTCGCGGTCGATCGTCCCCGCTGGGACTTGGACTCACACCGCCCCTACGTTGTGATCAGCATCTTCCCTGTGCTCATGGTGGCGCTCCTGCTCGTGCAGGGCATTACCGAGTCCGCACCGCTCATGCTCTGGGGCTGGCTGTTTATCGTCATGCTCAGCTTCAAAATTAAGTCGGCTCCCGTTGTCGGCATCGGAACGACTGAGCAGTCCGCCGCGCTCGAACGGGGCGATGCCCCGCCCACCCGCCGACACTCGACACGCCGATGA
- a CDS encoding WhiB family transcriptional regulator — protein sequence MTAYRSGVPDNWFVDPVHLGVPGVRKPSDDDDNALAWQTDALCAQTDPEAFFPEKGGSTRDAKRICSTCDVRSECLEYALQNDERFGIWGGLSERERRKLKRRAV from the coding sequence ATGACGGCCTACCGTTCAGGCGTTCCCGACAACTGGTTCGTTGACCCGGTCCACCTTGGTGTGCCGGGCGTCCGCAAACCATCCGATGATGACGATAACGCTCTTGCTTGGCAAACGGATGCGCTGTGTGCGCAGACCGACCCTGAGGCATTCTTCCCGGAGAAGGGCGGATCCACGCGTGACGCGAAGCGAATCTGCTCGACGTGCGATGTGCGCTCCGAATGCCTAGAGTACGCCCTTCAGAACGATGAGCGATTCGGCATCTGGGGCGGATTGAGCGAACGCGAACGTCGAAAGCTCAAACGCCGAGCAGTCTGA